Proteins encoded within one genomic window of Bradyrhizobium sp. 186:
- a CDS encoding branched-chain amino acid ABC transporter permease, with product MRFLFKTDYEDDIRLFPHSGYVVSYGLLLAVLLIAPYVLSSYLMSQLVFVCIYATVGVALLILTGFTGQASLGHAAFLAIGAYTAAYLQKYNVPFPVYFLAAGALTGLIGALVGFPALRLQGIYLVIATISFAFIVEEILARWESVTNGNEGMRIKALSLLGVTVSRDSPTFYFLCLAVLVLTIVGTLNLLRSPTGRAFVAIRDSETAARSMGVNVALYKVKSFAISAAITGFAGVLFAHKLSFISPEMFTLQLSIEFIIVILIGGTFSLNGAVLGAIFIVMIDPFLTYLKDDMPGIIAGIAATFGAGTQGAANVQSKVAAFASLNGLKGAIYGIIIVLFVLFEPLGLYGRWLKIKLFFQLFPLYKRATFKRQKIYVKSERNR from the coding sequence ATGCGCTTCCTGTTCAAGACCGACTATGAGGACGACATCAGGCTGTTTCCGCATTCGGGCTACGTCGTGTCATATGGCCTGTTGCTGGCCGTGCTGCTGATCGCGCCCTATGTGCTCTCCAGCTACCTGATGAGCCAGCTCGTCTTCGTCTGCATCTATGCGACCGTCGGCGTTGCGCTGCTGATCCTGACCGGCTTTACCGGGCAGGCCTCGCTCGGGCACGCCGCGTTCCTCGCGATTGGCGCCTACACGGCGGCGTACCTCCAGAAGTATAACGTGCCGTTCCCGGTCTATTTCCTTGCCGCCGGCGCCCTGACCGGCCTGATCGGCGCGCTGGTCGGCTTTCCGGCGCTGCGGCTCCAGGGCATCTATCTCGTCATCGCCACCATCTCCTTCGCCTTCATCGTCGAGGAGATTCTGGCGCGCTGGGAGAGCGTCACCAACGGCAACGAGGGCATGCGGATCAAGGCGCTGTCGCTGCTCGGCGTCACAGTCTCGCGCGACAGCCCAACCTTCTATTTCCTGTGCCTCGCGGTGCTGGTGCTGACCATCGTCGGCACGCTCAATCTCTTGCGTTCGCCGACGGGCCGCGCCTTCGTCGCGATCCGCGACTCCGAGACGGCGGCGCGCAGCATGGGCGTCAACGTCGCGCTCTACAAGGTGAAGTCCTTTGCGATCTCGGCGGCGATCACCGGCTTTGCCGGCGTGCTGTTCGCCCACAAGCTCTCCTTCATCTCGCCGGAGATGTTCACGCTCCAGCTCTCGATCGAGTTCATCATCGTGATTCTGATCGGCGGCACCTTCAGCCTGAACGGGGCGGTGCTGGGGGCGATCTTCATCGTGATGATCGATCCGTTCCTGACCTACCTGAAGGACGACATGCCCGGCATCATCGCCGGCATCGCCGCCACGTTCGGTGCCGGCACGCAGGGCGCCGCGAATGTCCAGTCCAAGGTCGCAGCGTTCGCCTCGCTGAACGGGCTGAAGGGCGCGATCTACGGCATCATCATCGTGCTGTTCGTGCTGTTCGAACCGCTCGGGCTCTACGGCCGCTGGCTCAAGATAAAGCTCTTCTTCCAGCTCTTCCCACTCTACAAGCGCGCCACCTTCAAGCGGCAGAAGATCTACGTGAAGTCGGAGCGCAACCGATGA
- a CDS encoding AMP-dependent synthetase/ligase, whose amino-acid sequence MARPAVLTVADTIAKSFLSAAETRGDRPAIREKKFGIWQPTSWREWLEISKEIAYALHASGFMPGDVASIIANAVPEWVYADMGILCAGGVSSGIYPTDASSQVEYLVNDSRTKVIFAEDEEQLDKILACRARCPTVQKIIVFDMEGLSGFFDDMVMSLDEFRALGRNHMLGREALWQDMIDSRSAGDLAVLVYTSGTTGPPKGAMHANRSVTHQMRHASDFIPAREDEDRLIFLPLCHVAERIGGYYISVALGSVMNFAESPETVPDNLREVQPTVFLAVPRIWEKFYSAITIALKDATPFQQWVYRRAIDIGYRMVDCRIEGKTPPLSLRIANGLAYRLAFRNIRRMIGLDRCRTAFTGAAPIAPELIRWYLALGIDIHEVYGQTENCGVATMMPAERIKLGSVGTAVPWGEVALSPDGEILIKGDFLFMGYLNQPEKSAETIDSSGWLHTGDVGTIDNEGFVRITDRMKDIIITAGGKNITPSEIENQLKFSPYISDAVVIGDKRPFLTCLVMIDQENVEKFAQDHDIPFTNYASLCRATEIQDLIWREIEQVNGNFARVETIKKFYLIERQLTPEDEELTPTMKLKRGFVNKRYAAEIDAMYRARAVA is encoded by the coding sequence ATGGCCCGACCGGCGGTGCTGACGGTCGCTGACACGATCGCGAAGAGCTTTTTGAGTGCGGCGGAGACGCGTGGCGACAGGCCCGCGATCCGCGAGAAGAAGTTCGGCATCTGGCAGCCGACCAGCTGGCGCGAGTGGCTGGAGATATCGAAAGAGATCGCTTACGCCCTGCACGCGTCCGGCTTCATGCCCGGCGACGTCGCCTCCATCATCGCCAACGCCGTGCCGGAGTGGGTCTATGCCGACATGGGTATCCTGTGCGCCGGCGGCGTCTCCTCCGGCATCTATCCGACCGACGCGTCATCCCAGGTCGAATATCTCGTCAACGATTCCCGGACGAAGGTGATTTTCGCCGAGGACGAGGAGCAGCTCGACAAGATCCTGGCCTGCCGCGCGCGCTGCCCGACCGTGCAAAAGATCATCGTGTTCGACATGGAGGGCCTCAGCGGCTTCTTCGACGACATGGTGATGTCGCTCGACGAATTCCGCGCGCTCGGCCGCAACCACATGCTCGGCCGCGAGGCGCTGTGGCAGGACATGATCGACAGCCGCAGCGCGGGTGACCTCGCGGTTCTCGTCTACACCTCAGGCACCACCGGCCCGCCGAAGGGTGCCATGCACGCCAACCGCAGCGTCACGCATCAGATGCGGCACGCCAGCGATTTCATTCCGGCGCGGGAAGACGAAGACCGCCTGATCTTCCTGCCGCTCTGCCACGTCGCCGAACGGATCGGCGGCTACTACATCTCCGTTGCGCTCGGCTCGGTGATGAATTTCGCCGAGAGCCCGGAGACGGTGCCGGACAATCTGCGCGAGGTGCAGCCGACCGTCTTCCTCGCGGTGCCGCGCATCTGGGAAAAATTCTATTCCGCCATCACCATCGCGCTGAAGGATGCGACGCCGTTCCAGCAATGGGTCTACCGGCGCGCCATCGATATCGGCTATCGCATGGTCGACTGCCGGATCGAGGGCAAAACGCCGCCGCTGTCGCTGCGTATCGCCAACGGCCTTGCCTACCGGCTCGCGTTCCGCAACATCCGCCGCATGATCGGGCTCGACCGTTGTCGCACCGCGTTCACGGGCGCGGCGCCGATCGCGCCGGAGCTGATCCGCTGGTACCTCGCGCTCGGCATCGACATCCACGAGGTCTATGGCCAGACCGAGAATTGCGGGGTCGCGACCATGATGCCGGCGGAGCGGATCAAGCTCGGCTCGGTCGGCACGGCCGTGCCCTGGGGCGAAGTCGCGCTGTCGCCCGACGGCGAGATCCTGATCAAGGGCGACTTCCTGTTCATGGGCTACCTGAACCAGCCGGAGAAGTCTGCGGAGACCATCGATTCCAGCGGCTGGCTGCACACCGGCGATGTCGGCACCATCGACAACGAGGGTTTCGTCCGGATCACCGACCGGATGAAGGACATCATCATCACCGCCGGCGGCAAGAACATCACGCCGTCCGAGATCGAGAACCAGCTCAAATTCTCGCCCTACATCTCCGACGCCGTCGTGATCGGCGACAAGCGGCCGTTTCTGACCTGCCTCGTCATGATCGACCAGGAGAATGTCGAGAAGTTCGCGCAGGACCACGACATCCCCTTCACCAATTACGCGAGCCTGTGCCGGGCGACCGAGATCCAGGACCTGATCTGGCGCGAGATCGAGCAGGTCAACGGCAATTTCGCCCGCGTCGAGACCATCAAGAAGTTTTATCTGATCGAGCGCCAGCTTACCCCGGAGGACGAGGAGCTGACGCCGACCATGAAGCTGAAGCGCGGTTTCGTGAACAAGCGCTATGCCGCCGAGATCGACGCGATGTATCGCGCGCGTGCGGTCGCGTGA
- a CDS encoding branched-chain amino acid ABC transporter permease yields MLDFVQQLVSGVALGCVYGLIALGFVLVYKATEVVNFAQGDLMMLGGFFAFTFIGMMGLNYWIGFAGAVAAMALFGMLAERVVVRPILGYPQFSIIMATIGLGYFLRSVSGMIWGTDDFKIDTPFSQGVLRIGSLVLAHDKLSVIAATVILCTLLYLFFNKTTLGTAMRASSENMLAAYYMGIPVKRVVSIVWAISAAVATCAGVLLAPITFIHSNVGLVLGLKAFPAAVLGGFGSIPGAVVGGVLIGVIESMAGFYLAEGWKDVAPYIVLLAVLLLKPEGLFGLHVRKKV; encoded by the coding sequence ATGCTGGATTTCGTTCAGCAGCTGGTCAGCGGTGTTGCGCTCGGCTGCGTCTATGGCCTGATCGCGCTCGGCTTCGTGCTCGTCTACAAGGCCACCGAGGTCGTCAATTTCGCCCAGGGCGATCTGATGATGCTGGGCGGCTTCTTCGCCTTCACCTTCATCGGCATGATGGGCCTGAACTACTGGATCGGTTTCGCCGGTGCGGTGGCCGCGATGGCGCTGTTCGGTATGCTGGCCGAACGCGTCGTGGTGCGGCCGATCCTCGGCTATCCGCAATTCTCCATCATCATGGCGACCATCGGGCTCGGCTATTTCCTGCGCTCGGTCTCCGGGATGATCTGGGGTACCGACGATTTCAAGATCGATACCCCGTTCAGTCAGGGCGTGCTGCGGATCGGCTCGCTGGTGCTCGCCCATGACAAGCTCTCGGTGATCGCCGCCACGGTCATCCTGTGCACGCTGCTCTATCTCTTCTTCAACAAGACCACGCTCGGAACCGCGATGCGCGCCAGTTCCGAGAACATGCTGGCGGCCTATTACATGGGCATCCCGGTCAAGCGCGTGGTGTCGATCGTCTGGGCGATCAGCGCGGCGGTCGCGACCTGCGCCGGCGTGCTGCTGGCGCCGATCACCTTCATCCATTCCAATGTCGGCCTCGTGCTTGGCCTGAAGGCGTTTCCGGCCGCCGTGCTCGGCGGCTTCGGCTCGATCCCCGGCGCCGTCGTCGGCGGCGTGCTGATCGGCGTGATCGAGAGCATGGCCGGCTTCTATCTGGCGGAGGGCTGGAAGGACGTGGCGCCCTACATCGTGCTGCTCGCCGTGCTCCTGCTCAAGCCCGAAGGCCTGTTCGGCCTTCACGTCCGCAAGAAGGTCTGA
- a CDS encoding ABC transporter ATP-binding protein: MDAAVPPEIILKLSNIESYYGPIMAIRGISLEVPRGRIVTLLGANGAGKTTVLKTISGILDPQKGAIEFMGKPIQRMEADKIVRLGLSHVPEGREVFPFLSVRENLMMGAYPRRDRDGVAEDMERVYGYFPRLKERINQPAGQLSGGEQQMLAIGRALMNRPTLLLLDEPSLGLSPILVKEIFTIIRRVNEEQGMSILLVEQNAKVALETAHYGYVLEIGRIVMNDTCDRLMHSQDIQEFYLGAKEEGARGERRWKKKKTWR, from the coding sequence ATGGACGCCGCCGTGCCCCCCGAGATCATCCTGAAGCTCTCCAACATCGAGAGCTATTACGGGCCGATCATGGCGATCCGCGGCATTTCGCTGGAAGTGCCGCGCGGCCGCATCGTCACGCTGCTCGGCGCCAACGGCGCCGGCAAGACCACGGTGCTGAAGACGATTTCGGGCATTCTCGATCCGCAGAAGGGTGCCATCGAGTTCATGGGCAAGCCGATCCAGCGCATGGAAGCCGACAAGATCGTGCGGCTGGGCTTAAGCCATGTGCCGGAGGGACGCGAAGTGTTCCCCTTCCTCTCTGTGCGCGAGAACCTGATGATGGGCGCCTATCCGCGCCGGGATCGCGACGGCGTCGCGGAGGATATGGAGCGGGTCTACGGCTACTTCCCGCGGCTGAAGGAGCGCATCAACCAGCCGGCCGGCCAGCTCTCCGGCGGCGAGCAGCAGATGCTGGCGATCGGGCGCGCGCTGATGAACCGGCCGACGCTGCTGTTGCTCGACGAGCCCTCGCTCGGGCTGTCGCCGATCCTGGTGAAGGAGATTTTCACGATCATCCGCCGCGTCAACGAGGAGCAGGGTATGTCGATCCTGCTGGTCGAGCAGAATGCCAAGGTGGCGCTGGAGACGGCGCATTACGGCTACGTGCTGGAGATCGGCCGTATCGTCATGAACGACACCTGCGACCGCTTGATGCATTCCCAGGACATCCAGGAATTCTACCTTGGTGCCAAGGAAGAAGGCGCGCGAGGCGAGCGGCGCTGGAAAAAGAAGAAAACTTGGCGTTAG
- a CDS encoding ABC transporter substrate-binding protein — MSRSLIAFGLAVGAVVLTCLPAAAQTKITNEGISASEIVIGTHQDLSGPIKGWGVPVSNGMKMAVEEINAAGGVQGRKIRLVVEDSGYDPKKAVLASQKLIERDKIFAMVGPMGSPTVLAAQDILLDAGVLQLFPLTAAEFTFKFDPAKPQERLKFNNLLPYVESTRAALKYMMEWKSFKKPCIMHQDDEYGKNVLDGFNQQLTAMKVQPASITSYKRGASDFSAQIAKMKSDGCDLVVLGAVLREPIGAMTEARKLGWEVTFLGATPTNVMEVPMLGKEAVEGLYAAALFEIPYEDTAKGKVKDWLANYKKMFGTDANTQAIIGYNAVMTFAFYAQKAGKDLTGQKMLDALESGDKFLDIFNSPPTKFSKTDHLASTITQVQQVKGGRWVLVKDNLMF; from the coding sequence ATGTCGAGATCGTTGATAGCGTTCGGCCTTGCGGTAGGCGCGGTGGTGCTCACCTGTCTGCCGGCCGCAGCGCAAACCAAGATCACCAATGAAGGCATCTCGGCAAGCGAGATCGTCATCGGCACTCATCAGGATCTGTCGGGCCCGATCAAGGGCTGGGGCGTGCCGGTCTCCAACGGGATGAAGATGGCGGTCGAGGAGATCAACGCCGCCGGCGGCGTCCAGGGGCGCAAGATTCGACTGGTCGTCGAGGACAGCGGCTACGATCCGAAGAAGGCCGTGCTGGCGTCGCAGAAGCTGATCGAGCGCGACAAGATCTTCGCGATGGTGGGACCGATGGGATCGCCGACCGTGCTCGCCGCGCAGGACATCCTGCTCGATGCCGGCGTTCTTCAGCTCTTCCCGCTGACGGCGGCCGAGTTCACCTTCAAGTTCGATCCGGCCAAGCCGCAGGAGCGGCTGAAGTTCAACAACCTCTTGCCTTACGTCGAGAGCACGCGCGCGGCGCTGAAATACATGATGGAGTGGAAGAGCTTCAAGAAGCCTTGCATCATGCATCAGGATGACGAGTACGGCAAAAACGTTCTCGACGGCTTCAACCAGCAGCTCACCGCCATGAAGGTGCAGCCGGCCTCGATCACGAGCTATAAGCGCGGCGCCTCCGATTTCAGCGCGCAGATTGCCAAGATGAAGTCCGACGGCTGCGACCTCGTCGTGCTCGGCGCGGTCCTCCGCGAGCCCATCGGCGCCATGACCGAGGCCAGGAAGCTCGGCTGGGAGGTTACTTTCCTCGGCGCGACGCCCACCAATGTGATGGAGGTGCCCATGCTCGGCAAGGAAGCCGTCGAAGGCCTCTACGCCGCTGCCCTCTTCGAGATTCCTTACGAGGACACGGCCAAGGGCAAGGTCAAGGATTGGCTCGCCAACTACAAGAAGATGTTCGGCACCGACGCCAACACCCAGGCCATCATCGGCTACAACGCGGTCATGACTTTCGCCTTCTATGCACAGAAGGCGGGCAAGGACCTGACCGGCCAGAAGATGCTGGACGCGCTGGAATCGGGCGACAAGTTCCTCGACATCTTCAACTCGCCTCCGACGAAGTTCTCCAAGACCGACCATCTCGCCAGCACCATCACCCAGGTGCAACAGGTCAAGGGCGGCCGCTGGGTGCTGGTGAAGGACAATCTGATGTTTTGA
- a CDS encoding transglutaminase-like cysteine peptidase, whose protein sequence is METAAHTRAWRAILVLCGLILLGSAAELRAGTLLSPGAGVLVRKSAEPFGVFAFAISTGSLQQKWFALKDKLDEDMVQLALCDGDREGCVSPAALKLLAIVDQARTRDGRARLGETNRAINLAIRAANDGADDVWSSPLATFQRGAGDCEDYAIAKLAALRLAGVAADDLRIVVVRDTHAGEEHAVAAAKLDGHWLMLDNRRMAMVEDDDAGSYQPLFVLYRSAVMKYVDEPVRFSGLDSQRMSLVASNAEVR, encoded by the coding sequence ATGGAGACCGCTGCTCATACGCGCGCCTGGCGCGCGATCCTTGTCCTGTGCGGATTGATCCTGCTCGGATCGGCCGCCGAGCTTCGCGCCGGCACGCTGCTGTCGCCGGGCGCCGGCGTTCTCGTGCGCAAATCCGCCGAACCCTTCGGCGTGTTCGCCTTCGCCATCTCCACGGGCAGCCTGCAACAGAAATGGTTCGCGCTGAAGGACAAGCTCGACGAGGACATGGTGCAACTCGCGCTGTGCGACGGCGATCGCGAGGGTTGCGTGTCGCCGGCTGCACTGAAGCTGCTCGCCATCGTCGATCAGGCCCGTACCCGTGACGGACGGGCGCGGCTCGGCGAGACCAACCGCGCCATCAATCTCGCCATCCGGGCAGCCAATGACGGCGCCGACGACGTCTGGAGCTCGCCGCTTGCGACTTTCCAGCGCGGCGCCGGCGATTGCGAGGACTACGCCATCGCCAAGCTGGCCGCGCTGCGGCTTGCGGGCGTCGCCGCCGACGACCTCCGCATCGTCGTGGTGCGCGACACCCATGCCGGCGAAGAGCATGCCGTTGCCGCAGCAAAGCTCGACGGCCATTGGCTGATGCTCGACAACCGCCGCATGGCGATGGTCGAAGACGACGATGCAGGGAGCTACCAGCCGCTGTTCGTGCTCTATCGATCCGCCGTGATGAAATATGTCGACGAGCCGGTGCGGTTCTCCGGGCTGGACAGCCAGCGCATGTCGCTGGTCGCTTCCAATGCCGAGGTGCGCTGA
- a CDS encoding ABC transporter ATP-binding protein, whose protein sequence is MSYFRAENLSLHFGGLKAVDAVSFAVEKGEILSIIGPNGAGKSSIFNLISRIYRPTSGRIFFEDQDITEQPPYDIARLGIARTFQNIELFENATVLSNLLVGRHRHSTTQLWQELLFLPSVRANEKLHRRRVEQVIEFLDLEAYRDKLISGLPYGVRKVIELARALCSEPKLILLDEPSSGLNVEETADMSFWIRDLKNELGVTVLMVEHDMSLVNRVSDRVIALNYGRVLAMGSPAEVQQHPDVVAAYLGA, encoded by the coding sequence ATGAGCTATTTCCGCGCCGAGAACTTGTCGCTGCATTTCGGCGGGCTGAAAGCGGTCGATGCGGTGTCCTTTGCGGTCGAGAAGGGCGAAATCCTTTCGATCATAGGGCCGAACGGCGCGGGCAAGAGCTCGATCTTCAACCTGATCTCGCGCATCTACCGGCCGACCTCGGGCCGCATCTTCTTCGAGGACCAGGACATCACGGAACAGCCGCCCTACGACATCGCCCGGCTCGGCATCGCCCGTACCTTCCAGAATATCGAGCTGTTCGAGAATGCGACTGTGCTGTCCAATCTCCTGGTCGGGCGCCATCGGCATTCGACCACGCAGCTGTGGCAGGAACTGCTGTTTCTGCCGAGCGTGCGCGCCAACGAGAAGCTGCATCGCCGACGTGTCGAGCAAGTCATCGAGTTCCTCGATCTCGAGGCCTATCGCGACAAGCTGATCTCGGGCCTTCCTTACGGCGTGCGCAAGGTGATCGAGCTGGCGCGCGCACTGTGCTCGGAGCCGAAGTTGATCCTGCTCGACGAGCCGTCGTCGGGGCTGAACGTCGAGGAGACCGCCGACATGTCGTTCTGGATCCGCGACTTGAAGAACGAGCTTGGCGTCACCGTGCTGATGGTCGAGCACGACATGTCGCTGGTCAACCGCGTTTCCGATCGCGTGATCGCACTGAACTACGGCCGGGTGCTGGCGATGGGCTCGCCCGCCGAGGTGCAGCAGCATCCCGACGTCGTCGCAGCATATCTGGGAGCCTGA